From Streptomyces asiaticus, one genomic window encodes:
- a CDS encoding aminopeptidase P family protein produces the protein MGGVQFEEEDVTEEPTSEAPETPEGEEPIKQRKNGLYPGVSDELAANMQSGWADTEQHDLEPLAQAPHTARRRAALSARFPGDRLVVPAGNLRTRSNDTDYSFRASTEYAYLTGDQTEDGVLVLEPEAGGGHTATLYLLPRSDRENGEFWLDGQGELWVGRRLSLTEAEKRLGLPARDVRKLADELRDATGPVRIVRGHDAGLEAALTDKVTGERDEELRVFLSEQRLVKDEFEIGQLQAAVDSTVRGFEDVVKVLDKARATSERYIEGTFFLRARVEGNDVGYGTIAAAGPHATTLHWVRNDGPVRSGDLLLLDAGVETTTLYTADVTRTLPVNGTYSPLQRKVYEAVYEAQEAGIAAVRPGAKYRDFHDAAQHVLATKLVEWGLVEGPVERVLELGLQRRWTLHGTGHMLGMDVHDCAAARTETYVDGTLEPGMCLTVEPGLYFQPDDLTVPEEYRGIGVRIEDDILVTEDGNRVLSAALPRTADDVEAWMARLTG, from the coding sequence ATGGGAGGGGTCCAGTTCGAGGAGGAAGACGTGACCGAGGAGCCCACTTCCGAAGCCCCGGAGACCCCGGAAGGCGAGGAGCCCATCAAGCAGCGGAAGAACGGCCTGTACCCAGGCGTTTCCGACGAGCTCGCCGCGAACATGCAGTCCGGCTGGGCGGACACCGAGCAGCACGACCTGGAGCCCCTCGCGCAGGCTCCGCACACCGCCCGACGCCGCGCCGCGCTCTCCGCGCGCTTCCCGGGCGACCGCCTGGTCGTCCCCGCGGGCAATCTCCGCACGCGCTCCAACGACACGGACTACAGCTTCCGCGCCTCGACCGAGTACGCGTACCTCACCGGCGACCAGACCGAGGACGGCGTCCTGGTGCTGGAGCCCGAGGCGGGCGGCGGCCACACCGCGACGCTCTATCTGCTGCCGCGCTCCGACCGGGAGAACGGCGAGTTCTGGCTGGACGGCCAGGGCGAGCTGTGGGTCGGCCGCCGGCTCAGCCTCACGGAGGCCGAGAAGCGGCTGGGCCTGCCCGCCAGGGACGTCCGCAAGCTGGCCGACGAGCTCCGGGACGCCACCGGCCCGGTCCGTATCGTGCGCGGTCACGACGCCGGGCTGGAGGCCGCCCTGACCGACAAGGTCACCGGTGAGCGCGACGAGGAGCTGCGGGTCTTCCTCAGCGAGCAGCGCCTGGTCAAGGACGAGTTCGAGATCGGGCAGCTACAGGCGGCCGTCGACTCGACGGTCCGCGGCTTCGAGGACGTCGTCAAGGTTCTGGACAAGGCGCGGGCGACATCGGAGCGCTATATCGAAGGAACGTTCTTCCTTCGGGCCCGGGTCGAGGGCAACGACGTCGGCTACGGCACCATCGCCGCCGCAGGCCCGCACGCCACCACGCTGCACTGGGTGCGCAACGACGGCCCGGTGCGCTCCGGCGATCTGCTCCTGCTGGACGCGGGCGTGGAGACCACCACCCTCTACACCGCCGATGTGACCCGCACCCTGCCGGTGAACGGCACCTACAGCCCGCTTCAGCGCAAGGTCTACGAGGCGGTCTACGAGGCCCAGGAGGCGGGCATCGCCGCGGTCCGGCCGGGTGCGAAGTACCGCGACTTCCACGACGCCGCCCAGCACGTCCTCGCCACCAAGCTCGTCGAGTGGGGCCTGGTCGAGGGCCCGGTGGAGCGGGTGCTGGAGCTGGGGCTACAGCGCCGCTGGACGCTGCACGGCACCGGCCACATGCTCGGCATGGACGTCCACGACTGCGCCGCGGCCCGCACCGAGACCTATGTGGACGGCACCCTGGAGCCCGGTATGTGCCTCACGGTCGAGCCGGGGCTGTACTTCCAGCCCGACGACCTGACCGTGCCGGAGGAGTACCGGGGCATCGGCGTCCGGATCGAGGACGACATCCTGGTGACGGAGGACGGCAACCGCGTGCTGTCGGCCGCGCTGCCGCGTACCGCCGATGACGTCGAGGCGTGGATGGCCCGCCTCACCGGCTGA
- a CDS encoding carboxymuconolactone decarboxylase family protein — protein sequence MTTSTPTQTATIQTAPTTEATAQTATATQTATTARQTTGRVDFAKAAPKAFKALINLDAAAREGLDPALVELVQIRSSQLNHCAYCLHMHTTDAHEAGESKERIALVGVWEEAGEAGFYTEKEQAALALTEAVTLLPGGVPDEVYQRAARHFGERELAQLIALIFTINSWNRIAVTTRKVPGRN from the coding sequence ATGACGACTTCGACACCGACACAGACGGCGACCATACAGACGGCCCCGACGACGGAGGCGACGGCACAGACCGCGACGGCGACACAGACCGCGACGACGGCGCGGCAGACGACCGGGCGGGTCGACTTCGCGAAGGCCGCCCCCAAGGCGTTCAAGGCGCTGATCAACCTGGACGCGGCCGCCCGCGAGGGCCTGGACCCGGCCCTGGTGGAGCTGGTGCAGATCCGTTCCTCCCAGCTCAACCACTGCGCCTACTGCCTCCATATGCACACCACCGACGCCCATGAGGCGGGCGAGAGCAAGGAGCGCATCGCCCTGGTGGGGGTCTGGGAGGAGGCCGGGGAGGCCGGGTTCTACACCGAGAAGGAGCAGGCCGCCCTGGCGCTCACCGAGGCGGTCACGCTGCTGCCCGGCGGCGTCCCGGACGAGGTCTACCAGCGGGCCGCCCGGCACTTCGGGGAGCGGGAGCTGGCCCAGCTCATCGCCCTCATCTTCACCATCAACTCCTGGAACAGGATCGCGGTGACCACCCGCAAGGTGCCGGGGCGGAACTGA
- a CDS encoding PLP-dependent aminotransferase family protein — MADSWVNSAEILGSDLHLELTRAGSRRTALMAALRAAIRDGRLAPDTRLPPYRSLAADLGIARNTVADAYAELVAEGWLTARQGSGTRVAPRPASPPPRRRAPGRERGGRPSVATGGRRGPRPAPHPVHNLLQGQPDAASFPRTAWLASARRALTAAPHEAFGPGDPRGRPELRRALADYLARVRGVRTDCERIVVCAGFAHAVRLLSGTRLLRPRMAVESYGLDFHRSLLRSAGIRTVPLPLDADGALTEALADLDGVRAALLTPAHQFPTGGPLHPERRAAAVAWARESGTLVLEDDYDGEFRYDRTPVGAVQGLDPDRVLYLGSVSKSLSPALRLGWMVLPDHLVDGLLAAKGEREGWTGVLDQLTLADFIESGGYDRHVRRMRQQYRRRRDQLVAALAERAPHIRVSGIAAGLHAVLELPPGTERAALRAAAWQGLALDGLGGYRHPDATTPHRDGLVVGYATPPEHAFAGALDALCRALPPEQTAPEAGATT; from the coding sequence ATGGCGGATTCATGGGTCAATTCGGCGGAGATCCTCGGCAGTGACCTCCATCTGGAGCTGACCCGCGCGGGCAGCCGCAGAACCGCCCTGATGGCCGCGCTGCGCGCGGCCATCCGCGACGGGCGGCTCGCCCCGGACACCCGGCTGCCGCCTTACCGTTCCCTCGCCGCCGACCTGGGCATCGCCCGGAACACGGTCGCCGACGCCTACGCCGAGCTGGTCGCCGAGGGCTGGCTCACCGCCCGCCAGGGGTCCGGGACCCGGGTGGCGCCCCGCCCCGCATCGCCCCCGCCCCGGCGGCGCGCTCCCGGCCGGGAGCGCGGCGGGCGGCCGTCCGTGGCGACCGGCGGCCGCCGCGGGCCCCGGCCGGCCCCGCACCCGGTGCACAACCTGCTCCAGGGCCAGCCGGACGCCGCCTCCTTCCCCCGCACCGCCTGGCTCGCCTCGGCCCGCCGCGCCCTGACCGCCGCGCCCCACGAGGCGTTCGGCCCCGGCGATCCGCGCGGCCGCCCGGAGCTGCGCCGCGCCCTGGCCGACTACCTCGCCCGCGTCCGCGGCGTACGCACCGACTGCGAACGGATCGTCGTCTGCGCGGGTTTCGCGCACGCGGTGCGGCTGCTGAGCGGCACCCGGCTGCTGCGGCCCCGGATGGCCGTCGAGTCCTACGGCCTGGACTTCCACCGCTCGCTGCTGAGATCCGCCGGGATCCGTACGGTCCCGCTCCCCCTGGACGCCGATGGCGCCCTTACGGAGGCACTGGCCGACCTCGACGGCGTACGGGCGGCCCTGCTCACCCCCGCCCACCAGTTCCCCACCGGCGGTCCGCTGCACCCCGAGCGGCGGGCCGCGGCCGTCGCCTGGGCGCGGGAGAGCGGCACTCTCGTGCTGGAGGACGACTACGACGGGGAATTCCGCTACGACCGCACTCCGGTGGGCGCCGTCCAGGGCCTCGACCCCGACCGGGTGCTCTACCTCGGCTCGGTCAGCAAGAGCCTCTCCCCGGCGCTGCGGCTGGGCTGGATGGTGCTGCCGGACCATCTGGTCGACGGCCTGCTGGCCGCCAAGGGGGAGCGCGAGGGATGGACCGGCGTCCTCGACCAGCTGACCCTCGCGGACTTCATCGAATCGGGCGGGTACGACCGTCATGTGCGCCGTATGCGCCAGCAGTACCGCCGTCGGCGGGATCAGCTCGTCGCCGCCCTCGCCGAACGCGCGCCCCATATCCGCGTCTCGGGGATCGCGGCCGGTCTGCACGCGGTGCTGGAGCTGCCGCCCGGCACCGAGCGGGCCGCGCTGCGCGCCGCCGCCTGGCAGGGGCTGGCGCTCGACGGCCTCGGCGGCTACCGCCATCCGGACGCCACCACACCGCATCGCGACGGGCTCGTGGTGGGCTACGCGACCCCGCCCGAGCACGCGTTCGCGGGGGCGCTGGACGCGCTGTGCCGCGCCCTGCCGCCCGAACAGACGGCCCCTGAGGCCGGGGCGACCACCTGA
- a CDS encoding ATP-binding protein has protein sequence MSIWWSLHLPREAASVPLARRLLLGTMETAGVDPEISYDLSVALSEACANAVEHGGCDGTGGDYRVTAYIDGDTCRIEVTDSGPGFAGRGTVRHEARTRNERRPAGAPRPQQPRSPAPPQAEHGRGLFLIEALTDHVRYRDRPGRGGVVVSFDKILKWREGALLRAS, from the coding sequence ATGAGCATCTGGTGGTCACTCCATTTGCCCCGCGAGGCGGCGAGCGTTCCGCTCGCACGACGACTGCTCCTCGGCACCATGGAGACGGCCGGAGTGGATCCGGAGATCTCCTACGATCTGTCGGTCGCCCTCTCCGAGGCGTGTGCGAACGCGGTGGAGCACGGGGGTTGCGACGGCACGGGCGGGGATTATCGAGTCACGGCCTACATCGACGGCGACACCTGCCGTATCGAGGTCACCGATTCCGGTCCCGGCTTCGCCGGACGCGGCACCGTCCGCCACGAGGCCCGCACTCGGAACGAGCGGCGTCCGGCGGGCGCGCCGAGACCACAGCAGCCGCGCAGTCCGGCCCCGCCACAGGCGGAGCACGGACGGGGGCTCTTTCTCATCGAGGCCCTCACCGACCATGTCCGCTACCGCGACCGTCCGGGCCGCGGCGGGGTGGTGGTGAGCTTCGACAAGATTCTCAAGTGGCGTGAAGGAGCGCTTCTGAGAGCGTCATAA
- a CDS encoding YcnI family copper-binding membrane protein, with the protein MNAMRLRRLPVLGALTAGGLVLLTAGPALAHVSVQPGQAEKGGYSTINFKVPNERDDASTVKLEVTLPADHPLASVMPQPVPGWDVKVTKSKLPKPMEMHGEKISEAVTKVTWTGGKIEPGMFQQFPLSVGQLPDDADQLAFKALQTYDNKEVVRWIEEPKEGAAEPENPAPVLKLVAPAEGSDGDGAAAASGQDKDSKQAGAENSASKDTSDDENGSDTTARVLGIAGIVIGAAGVVFGVVASRRRTA; encoded by the coding sequence ATGAACGCCATGCGTCTCCGCCGTCTGCCGGTCCTCGGAGCCCTGACCGCGGGCGGCCTGGTGCTGCTCACCGCGGGCCCTGCCCTCGCGCACGTGAGCGTGCAGCCCGGCCAGGCCGAGAAGGGCGGCTACAGCACCATCAACTTCAAGGTGCCCAACGAGCGCGACGACGCCTCCACCGTCAAGCTCGAGGTGACCCTTCCCGCCGACCACCCGCTCGCCTCGGTGATGCCCCAGCCGGTGCCCGGCTGGGACGTCAAGGTCACCAAGTCCAAGCTCCCCAAGCCCATGGAGATGCACGGCGAGAAGATCAGCGAGGCGGTCACCAAGGTCACCTGGACCGGCGGCAAGATCGAGCCGGGGATGTTCCAGCAGTTTCCGCTCTCGGTCGGCCAGCTGCCCGACGACGCCGACCAGCTCGCCTTCAAGGCCCTCCAGACGTACGACAACAAGGAGGTCGTGCGCTGGATCGAGGAGCCCAAGGAGGGCGCCGCCGAGCCCGAGAACCCGGCTCCGGTGCTCAAGCTGGTCGCCCCCGCCGAGGGCTCGGACGGCGATGGCGCCGCCGCGGCGTCCGGCCAGGACAAGGACTCAAAGCAGGCCGGAGCGGAGAATTCCGCTTCCAAGGACACCTCGGACGACGAGAACGGCAGCGACACCACCGCCCGGGTGCTGGGCATCGCGGGCATCGTCATCGGCGCCGCCGGTGTCGTCTTCGGCGTGGTCGCCAGCCGCCGCCGTACCGCCTGA
- a CDS encoding SCO family protein, whose translation MRTKILATALVAAAALTLSACGGSDDGGKGDNAAAEVKGGQRSGQAIVLDQAKAKPDLVLTGTDGKKYDLLKETKGRPTLLFFGYTHCPDVCPLTMSNVGIAVKKLPKAEREKLRVVFVSTDPARDTPKRIRSWLDAQGGTDFVGLTGDFNTIEAAARPLGIYIEKPKKEKDGSITVSHGAEVIGFSPKDDKGHWIYTTEATADRYAKDLPKIVEGRNP comes from the coding sequence ATGCGCACCAAAATCCTGGCCACCGCGCTCGTCGCCGCCGCCGCGCTCACCCTCAGCGCCTGCGGCGGCTCGGACGACGGGGGCAAGGGCGACAACGCCGCCGCCGAGGTCAAGGGCGGCCAGCGGTCGGGGCAGGCCATCGTCCTCGACCAGGCGAAGGCCAAGCCGGACCTCGTCCTCACCGGCACCGACGGCAAGAAGTACGACCTGCTGAAGGAGACCAAGGGCCGGCCCACCCTGCTCTTCTTCGGCTACACCCACTGCCCGGACGTCTGCCCGCTGACCATGAGCAACGTCGGCATCGCCGTGAAGAAGCTCCCCAAGGCCGAGCGGGAGAAGCTGCGGGTCGTCTTCGTCAGCACCGACCCCGCCCGGGACACCCCCAAGCGGATCCGCTCCTGGCTGGACGCCCAGGGCGGCACCGATTTCGTCGGCCTCACCGGCGACTTCAACACCATCGAGGCCGCCGCGCGGCCGCTGGGCATCTACATCGAGAAGCCGAAGAAGGAGAAGGACGGCAGCATCACCGTCAGCCACGGCGCCGAGGTGATCGGCTTCTCGCCCAAGGACGACAAGGGCCACTGGATCTACACGACGGAGGCCACGGCGGATCGTTACGCCAAGGACCTGCCGAAGATCGTCGAGGGGCGGAACCCGTGA
- a CDS encoding copper chaperone PCu(A)C, translating into MTAAGHGIRKAAAVVLTVGLSAALAACGSEDGGGDSGDHAGHKSAPKLSVSGAYVSQPPMDDMAAGYLAVRNAGGGADELTSVTTPLASEVTLHTTKGNRMKQVSSLDVPADGRLQLASGGDHLMLTNLSHRPKVGERVSFTLHFATSDPIEIKVPVEPTTYRPKD; encoded by the coding sequence GTGACGGCGGCGGGCCACGGCATCCGTAAGGCGGCCGCCGTGGTCCTCACCGTCGGCCTGTCCGCCGCGCTCGCCGCCTGCGGGAGCGAGGACGGCGGCGGAGACAGCGGGGACCACGCGGGCCACAAGAGCGCCCCGAAGCTGTCCGTGAGCGGTGCCTATGTCTCGCAGCCGCCCATGGACGACATGGCGGCGGGCTACCTGGCCGTACGGAACGCCGGTGGCGGCGCCGACGAGCTCACGTCCGTCACCACCCCGCTCGCCTCCGAGGTCACCCTGCACACCACCAAGGGCAACCGGATGAAGCAGGTGAGCTCGCTCGATGTCCCGGCCGACGGCCGGCTCCAGCTGGCCAGCGGCGGAGATCATCTGATGCTGACAAATCTCAGCCACCGGCCGAAGGTCGGTGAGAGGGTCAGCTTCACCCTTCACTTCGCCACCTCCGACCCCATCGAGATCAAAGTCCCGGTCGAGCCGACGACGTACCGCCCCAAGGACTGA
- a CDS encoding copper resistance CopC/CopD family protein → MPSLTSLAPTGPTATPTRTTATARRLMAICGTLLAALLCALSVGASSASAHAALTSTDPADGSVVKTAPREVTLNFSEGVLLSGDSVRVLDPKGKRVDTGKTAHVDGKSSTAAAGLHSGLPDGTYTVAWKAVSEDSHPVSGAFTFSIGAPSKTKAKVPTGEASDSTVSTLYGIGRYAAYGGFAALVGGCVFAGLCRSSRPVRKIAVGGWVTVFTASLLLLLLRGPYTDGEGIGGILDLGRLGDVLSTKPGAALLSRLLLLGAAAVFLAVLFGSYTRRTGEGEADARRRQDLAFGLGFGGTVMAMGLAATWAMAEHASVGLQRQLAMPVDVIHLIAVGVWLGGLASLAVTLRAGEPIERAAVRRFSRLAFGSVVALVVTGLYQSWRQVGSWGALTDTEYGRWLLVKVGLVAVLVGIAAVSRRWTGRLTDATEAAGADADAETEAGSGAKAGSGAEADVAAAATADGTKAGTKAGTKAGTKAAVQAARPVRTGAADAAVGTRADTPADAGTESGDGRPGGDSGTGAADGDPVRTAQLARQRAAEDKTATLRERDADRERSGLRRSVLAETIVAVVLLAVATVLSGTQPGRAETEQAGARATKPVDQLNVDPVSVLIPYNTGPKSGRGKAVVMIEPALPGDNALHVFTTDLADRPVDVPEVKLSLTLKGKGIGPLRIPLERLSTGHWSAKTVQLPMAGTWQLSLTVRTSDIDQVTETRNVKVAQ, encoded by the coding sequence ATGCCCTCGCTGACCTCCCTGGCCCCCACCGGGCCCACCGCGACTCCCACCCGGACCACCGCGACCGCCCGGCGGCTGATGGCGATCTGCGGCACCCTGCTCGCCGCGCTGCTGTGCGCGCTGAGCGTGGGCGCGAGCTCCGCGTCCGCGCATGCCGCGCTCACCTCGACCGACCCCGCCGACGGCTCGGTGGTGAAGACCGCCCCCAGGGAGGTCACGCTGAACTTCTCGGAGGGCGTGCTGCTCTCCGGCGACTCGGTGCGCGTGCTCGACCCCAAGGGCAAGCGCGTGGACACCGGGAAGACCGCCCATGTCGACGGCAAGTCGTCGACCGCCGCCGCCGGGCTGCACTCCGGACTGCCGGACGGCACCTACACGGTGGCGTGGAAGGCGGTCTCCGAGGACAGCCACCCGGTGAGCGGCGCGTTCACCTTCTCCATCGGCGCCCCGTCCAAGACCAAGGCGAAGGTGCCCACGGGCGAGGCGTCCGACTCCACCGTCAGCACGCTCTACGGGATCGGCCGGTACGCCGCCTACGGCGGTTTCGCGGCGCTCGTGGGCGGCTGTGTGTTCGCCGGGCTCTGCCGGTCCTCGCGCCCGGTGCGGAAGATCGCCGTGGGCGGCTGGGTGACGGTCTTCACGGCCAGCCTGCTGCTGTTGCTGCTGCGCGGGCCGTACACCGACGGCGAGGGGATCGGCGGGATCCTCGACCTCGGCAGGCTGGGCGATGTGCTGTCCACCAAGCCGGGCGCGGCGCTGCTGTCCCGGCTGCTGCTGCTCGGCGCGGCGGCGGTCTTCCTGGCCGTCCTCTTCGGCTCGTACACCCGGCGCACCGGGGAGGGGGAGGCGGACGCGCGGCGCCGCCAGGACCTCGCCTTCGGGCTCGGCTTCGGCGGCACGGTGATGGCCATGGGCCTCGCCGCGACCTGGGCGATGGCCGAGCACGCCTCGGTGGGCCTGCAACGGCAGCTGGCCATGCCGGTGGACGTGATCCATCTGATCGCGGTCGGGGTCTGGCTGGGCGGTCTGGCCTCGCTCGCGGTGACGCTCCGGGCGGGCGAGCCGATCGAGCGGGCGGCCGTGCGCCGCTTCTCGCGGCTGGCCTTCGGCTCGGTCGTCGCCCTGGTGGTCACCGGGTTGTACCAGTCGTGGCGGCAGGTGGGCTCCTGGGGCGCGCTGACCGACACCGAGTACGGGCGATGGCTGCTGGTCAAGGTGGGTCTGGTGGCGGTGCTCGTGGGCATCGCCGCCGTCTCGCGCCGCTGGACCGGGCGCCTTACGGATGCCACGGAGGCGGCCGGGGCGGACGCGGACGCGGAGACCGAGGCGGGGAGCGGCGCCAAGGCGGGAAGCGGCGCCGAGGCCGATGTCGCGGCCGCAGCCACGGCCGACGGGACCAAGGCCGGGACCAAGGCCGGGACCAAGGCCGGGACCAAGGCGGCGGTGCAGGCCGCGCGGCCGGTCCGCACCGGTGCGGCCGACGCGGCCGTCGGCACCCGTGCCGACACGCCCGCCGACGCCGGAACCGAGTCCGGTGACGGGCGACCCGGCGGCGACTCCGGTACCGGCGCCGCCGACGGCGATCCCGTACGCACCGCCCAGCTCGCCCGTCAGCGGGCCGCCGAGGACAAGACCGCCACACTGCGGGAGCGCGACGCCGACCGCGAGCGCAGCGGGCTGCGCCGGTCGGTGCTCGCCGAAACGATCGTGGCCGTCGTGCTGCTCGCCGTGGCCACCGTGCTCAGCGGCACCCAGCCCGGCCGGGCCGAAACCGAGCAGGCCGGCGCCCGGGCCACGAAACCCGTCGACCAGCTGAACGTCGACCCGGTGAGCGTGCTGATCCCCTACAACACGGGCCCCAAGAGCGGCCGTGGCAAGGCCGTGGTGATGATCGAACCCGCCCTGCCGGGTGACAACGCGCTGCACGTCTTCACCACCGACCTGGCGGACCGTCCCGTGGACGTGCCCGAGGTCAAGCTGTCGCTGACGCTCAAGGGCAAGGGGATCGGGCCGCTGCGCATCCCGCTCGAGCGCCTCTCGACCGGTCACTGGAGCGCCAAGACCGTCCAGCTCCCCATGGCGGGCACCTGGCAGCTCTCCCTTACCGTACGAACCTCCGACATCGACCAGGTGACGGAGACCAGGAACGTGAAAGTCGCTCAATGA
- the efeB gene encoding iron uptake transporter deferrochelatase/peroxidase subunit — protein MTTEQAPSSGISRRRLLGSAGAAGAAGLVAGGAAGAYASEATREAPAPLSSLGATAVPFHGRRQAGITTPLQAHGHLLAFDLAPGANRKAAAALLRRWSRTAKELMAGEAPPDDTGIALDAGPSSLTVTFGFGRTFFGKAGVEDQLPEALAPLPDFVSDALDPKRSNGDLWIQIAANDALVAFHALRALQREAADTARLRWQMSGFNRSPGATGHPMTTRNLMGQIDGTNNPKPTDDDFERRIFVPERGEPAWMAGGSYAVVRRVRMLLDSWDHLSLERQEKVVGRRKSDGAPLSGGTETTPVQLDKVDENGALAIAGAAHVRVAAPASNQGAAMLRRPFSYHDGFRDDGAPDAGLLFIAWQADPMKGFVPVQRKLDLGDDLSRFLRHEASALFAVPPGCAPGEYVGQALLEA, from the coding sequence ATGACCACAGAGCAAGCACCCTCGTCCGGCATCTCCCGGCGGCGTCTGCTGGGCTCGGCGGGCGCCGCCGGAGCGGCCGGACTGGTCGCCGGCGGAGCCGCCGGAGCCTACGCGTCCGAGGCGACGCGGGAGGCACCCGCACCCCTCAGCTCGCTGGGCGCGACCGCCGTGCCCTTCCACGGCAGGCGCCAGGCGGGCATCACCACCCCCCTCCAGGCCCACGGCCATCTCCTCGCCTTCGACCTGGCGCCCGGTGCGAACCGTAAGGCGGCCGCCGCACTGCTGCGCCGCTGGTCGCGGACGGCGAAGGAGCTGATGGCGGGCGAGGCCCCACCGGACGACACGGGGATCGCGCTCGACGCCGGTCCCTCGTCCCTTACGGTCACCTTCGGCTTCGGCCGGACCTTCTTCGGAAAGGCGGGAGTCGAGGACCAGCTGCCCGAGGCACTCGCCCCGCTTCCCGACTTCGTCTCCGACGCGCTCGACCCCAAGCGCAGCAACGGCGATCTGTGGATCCAGATCGCCGCCAATGACGCGCTGGTCGCCTTCCACGCGCTGCGCGCCCTACAGCGCGAGGCCGCCGACACGGCCCGGCTGCGCTGGCAGATGAGCGGCTTCAACCGGTCCCCCGGCGCCACCGGCCACCCCATGACCACCCGCAACCTCATGGGCCAGATCGACGGCACCAACAACCCCAAGCCGACCGACGACGACTTCGAGCGGCGGATCTTCGTACCGGAGAGGGGCGAGCCCGCGTGGATGGCGGGCGGTTCCTACGCGGTCGTCCGGCGCGTCCGGATGCTGCTGGACTCCTGGGACCACCTCTCCCTGGAGCGGCAGGAGAAGGTGGTCGGCCGCCGCAAGTCCGACGGCGCCCCGCTGTCCGGCGGCACCGAGACCACCCCGGTTCAGCTCGACAAGGTCGACGAGAACGGTGCGCTGGCCATCGCGGGCGCCGCCCACGTACGGGTCGCGGCGCCCGCGTCCAACCAGGGCGCTGCGATGCTGCGCAGGCCCTTCTCGTACCACGACGGCTTCCGCGACGACGGGGCGCCGGACGCCGGGCTGCTTTTCATCGCCTGGCAGGCGGATCCGATGAAGGGGTTCGTGCCGGTGCAGCGGAAGCTGGACCTGGGCGACGATCTGTCGCGGTTCCTGCGGCACGAGGCCAGTGCGCTGTTCGCGGTGCCTCCGGGCTGCGCCCCGGGGGAGTACGTGGGTCAGGCACTCTTGGAGGCATAG
- the pheA gene encoding prephenate dehydratase encodes MSASRYAYLGPEGTFTEAALRSMPEAATRELVPMVSVPVALDAVRSGAAAAALVPIENSVEGGVTATLDELATGEPLMIYREVLLSISFALLVRPGTALTDIKTVTGHPVAQPQVRNWLAANLPDAVWESAASNADGARLVQEGRYDAAFAGEFAASRYGLEPLVTDIHDAQNAMTRFVLAGRPARPAARTGADKTSVVIWLGDDHPGALLELLQEFSARGVNMMRIESRPTGEGIGRYCFSVDCEGHITDRRVGSALMGLKRICPRVRFLGSYPRAGVTAEDMAPLRHGTSDEAFTEAAEWLARCQDGRA; translated from the coding sequence ATGTCGGCCAGCCGCTATGCCTACCTCGGCCCCGAGGGCACCTTCACCGAGGCCGCGCTGCGGTCCATGCCGGAGGCCGCCACCCGGGAGCTGGTGCCGATGGTCTCCGTGCCGGTGGCGCTCGACGCGGTGCGCTCCGGAGCCGCGGCGGCCGCCCTGGTGCCCATCGAGAACTCGGTCGAGGGCGGGGTCACCGCGACCCTCGACGAACTCGCCACCGGCGAACCGCTGATGATCTACCGCGAGGTGCTGCTGTCGATCAGCTTCGCGCTGCTGGTGCGGCCGGGCACCGCGCTCACGGACATCAAGACGGTGACCGGGCATCCGGTGGCCCAGCCACAGGTGCGCAACTGGCTGGCGGCGAACCTCCCGGACGCCGTGTGGGAGTCGGCCGCCTCGAACGCGGACGGTGCGCGGCTGGTGCAGGAGGGGCGGTACGACGCCGCGTTCGCGGGCGAGTTCGCGGCGTCCAGGTACGGTCTTGAGCCGCTGGTCACCGACATCCATGACGCGCAGAACGCGATGACCCGCTTTGTGCTGGCCGGACGCCCCGCCCGACCCGCCGCCCGGACGGGCGCGGACAAGACCTCCGTGGTGATCTGGCTCGGTGACGACCACCCGGGCGCGCTGCTCGAGCTGCTCCAGGAGTTCTCCGCGCGCGGGGTCAACATGATGCGGATCGAATCGCGCCCGACCGGCGAGGGCATCGGCCGCTACTGCTTCTCGGTGGACTGTGAGGGGCACATCACCGACCGGCGGGTGGGCTCGGCCCTGATGGGGCTGAAGCGGATCTGCCCGAGGGTGCGGTTCCTGGGCTCGTACCCCCGTGCGGGTGTGACGGCCGAGGACATGGCACCGCTGCGGCACGGGACGTCGGACGAGGCGTTCACGGAGGCGGCGGAGTGGCTGGCCCGCTGCCAGGACGGCCGGGCCTGA